The following coding sequences lie in one Enterococcus sp. 9E7_DIV0242 genomic window:
- the ccpA gene encoding catabolite control protein A has product MEKQTITIYDVAREADVSMATVSRVVNGNPNVKPATRKKVLEVIDRLDYRPNAVARGLASKKTTTVGVIIPDVSNIFFSSLARGIDDVATMYKYNIILANSDGNDQKEVNVLNNLLAKQVDGIIFMGHHITDEIRGEFSRSKTPVVLAGSIDPDEQVGSVNIDYSAATKDATDILAKNGNKKIAFISGALIDPINGKNRMSGYKEALSENGLTYSEGLIFEAEYRFKDGINLAERIRNSGATAAVVTDDELAIGLLDGMLDAGVKVPEEFEIITSNNSLLTDVARPKLTSVTQPLYDIGAVAMRLLTKLMNKEEIEDKTVVLPYGIEKKGSTK; this is encoded by the coding sequence TGGTAATCCAAACGTTAAGCCGGCAACCAGAAAGAAAGTACTGGAAGTCATTGACCGCTTGGATTATCGCCCAAATGCTGTTGCTCGAGGACTGGCAAGTAAGAAAACAACAACTGTCGGAGTGATTATTCCTGATGTCAGCAATATCTTTTTCTCTTCATTGGCAAGAGGGATCGATGATGTTGCAACAATGTATAAATACAATATTATTCTAGCGAACTCTGATGGAAATGATCAGAAGGAAGTCAATGTGTTGAATAACCTGCTTGCGAAGCAAGTGGATGGCATCATTTTTATGGGACACCATATCACTGATGAGATCCGTGGTGAATTCTCACGTTCTAAAACACCTGTCGTTTTAGCTGGTTCTATTGATCCTGATGAGCAGGTTGGTAGTGTAAACATTGATTATAGTGCTGCAACAAAAGATGCAACAGATATTCTTGCTAAAAATGGCAATAAGAAAATTGCGTTTATCAGCGGTGCATTGATCGATCCTATCAATGGCAAAAATAGAATGAGCGGCTACAAAGAAGCTCTTTCAGAAAATGGTCTGACTTACAGTGAAGGCTTGATTTTCGAAGCAGAATACCGATTTAAGGATGGTATCAATCTTGCTGAACGGATTCGTAACAGTGGAGCGACTGCTGCTGTTGTTACAGATGATGAATTGGCGATTGGCTTGCTAGATGGCATGCTGGATGCCGGTGTCAAAGTACCGGAAGAGTTTGAGATCATCACAAGTAATAATTCATTACTGACAGATGTTGCTCGTCCAAAGCTTACAAGTGTGACTCAGCCTTTATATGATATTGGTGCAGTAGCGATGCGTCTACTGACTAAATTGATGAATAAAGAAGAAATCGAAGATAAAACTGTTGTGCTTCCTTATGGTATTGAGAAAAAGGGTTCAACGAAGTAA